From the Amia ocellicauda isolate fAmiCal2 chromosome 21, fAmiCal2.hap1, whole genome shotgun sequence genome, one window contains:
- the exd1 gene encoding piRNA biogenesis protein EXD1, which translates to MGDYQFLDHFKKKRVKIALKCASYFGTIQRVNLNKTILLEDVVDVKTGRELPGVKLFFGHEIQAVEFLLAKQSSAGGHGESAEEKGSDLEEPKKAKGQLTVAEFQPYRRSLVLDDEEDSEFVDYVVIDQFHEKFGPAIMHIQTQKVIGLGADGVGISQHERLCWLQIATKNKVYLFDILLLGARAFKNGLSMIMENNRILKVVHDCRGISGTLHHQFGVNLANVFDTQVADVLFFYTEMGGMLPDQVSTLQESIALHLQIPPSRLASLKIKMDLTKEESEVWYVRPCPVSFLKVMALSVIHLQPLRLVLLDALMSDYVTLVNSYLALWREEPVDLQIGCENTGTELPKELRELVNMQHERQERALEKYNVNEEGLLLRSSPKSTVNPSGCSAQPPRESKPKDLKTDWETSANNRQNRDGRDSCREESKSTRVGEGCFISKAAEQTDAKTVGAQAARDSGPAAASTRDNADPMKRISPSAKPDLPGGNPETKTCGDRGKKDTEEGLGSRSEASRAIEIAVDRPVEIGKASTLERDKLPLTYFTIGRGLSLQKSTGVSTEFPAVGKPQSVGGAAEAGAPGSLREESGKGVDNQHAGGGKPRGAERGTLSPNILSFGRGFFFQKP; encoded by the exons ATGGGTGATTACCAGTTCTTGGATCATTTTAAGAAGAAGCGAGTCAAGATAGCTCTGAAGTGTGCATCTTATTTTGGGACAATTCAGCGCGTCAACCTCAACAAAACCATACTCTTAGAAGATG TTGTAGATGTTAAAACTGGAAGGGAGCTGCCAGGAGTCAAACTGTTTTTTGGACATGAAATTCAGGCTG TGGAGTTCCTGTTAGCCAAGCAAAGCAGTGCAGGTGGGCATGG AGAGAGTGCAGAAGAGAAGGGCTCCGATTTGGAGGAACCCAAAAAAGCCAAAGGACAGTTGACCGTAGCCGAGTTCCAGCCCTACAGAAGGAGCCTGGTGTTAG ATGATGAGGAGGACAGTGAATTTGTGGACTATGTTGTAATCGACCAGTTTCATGAGAAATTCGGACCTGCG ATAATGCATATCCAGACGCAGAAGGTTATTGGACTAGGCGCTGATGGAGTCGGCATCTCTCAGCATGAAAGGCTCTGTTGGCTGCAG ATCGCTACAAAGAATAAGGTTTACCTCTTTGACATCCTGTTGCTTGGAGCGAGAGCGTTTAAAAACGGGTTGTCGATGATTATGGAAAATAACCGCATATTAAAG GTTGTTCATGATTGTCGGGGCATCTCTGGCACCTTGCACCATCAGTTTGGAGTCAACTTGGCCAATGTCTTTGATACCCAg GTTGCAGACGTCTTGTTCTTCTATACAGAAATGGGCGGCATGCTCCCGGACCAGGTTAGCACACTTCAGGAGAGCATCGCCCTGCATCTGCAAATCCCCCCGTCCCGCCTGGCCTCCCTGAAGATTAAAATGGATCTTACCAAG GAGGAGAGCGAGGTGTGGTATGTGCGCCCGTGCCCTGTGTCCTTCCTTAAAGTCATGGCCTTGTCAGTGATCCACCTGCAGCCCCTTCGCCTGGTCCTGCTGGATGCGCTGATGTCCGACTACGTAACTCTGGTGAACTCATACCTGGCGTTGTGGCGAGAAGAACCTGTTGATTTACAGATAGGCTGTGAG AATACAGGCACTGAGCTTCCCAAAGAGCTGCGAGAGCTGGTAAACATGCAGCACGAGAGGCAGGAACGGGCTCTGGAGAAATACAACGTAAATGAGGAAGGCCTTCTGCTCAGGTCCAGCCCAAAGTCAACTGTCAACCCTTCTGGATGTAGCGCACAGCCTCCCAGAGAGAGCAAGCCCAAGGACCTCAAAACAGACTGGGAGACGTCAGCCAACAACCGGCAGAACAGAGACGGGAGGGATAGCTGTCGGGAAGAGAGCAAGTCCACCCGGGTCGGAGAAGGATGTTTTATCTCCAAGGCAGCTGAGCAAACAGATGCCAAGACTGTAGGAGCCCAGGCTGCGAGAGATAGTGGTCCGGCTGCAGCCAGCACGAGGGACAATGCAGACCCGATGAAGCGTATTTCTCCTTCTGCAAAACCAGATCTTCCCGGAGGAAACCCTGAAACAAAGACATGCGGGGACCGTGGGAAAAAAGACACAGAGGAGGGTCTGGGTTCTCGCTCAGAAGCAAGCCGAGCCATAGAGATTGCTGTTGACAGGCCGGTTGAAATTGGGAAGGCAAGCACTTTAGAGCGAGATAAATTACCTCTCACTTACTTTACAATAGGAAGAGGCTTATCTCTTCAGAAATCAACAGGCGTCTCTACAGAATTTCCTGCAGTCGGGAAGCCCCAGTCGGTGGGGGGGGCTGCAGAGGCTGGGGCGCCAGGCTCCCTCAGAGAGGAGAGTGGAAAAGGGGTAGATAATCAGCATGCAGGGGGAGGTAAACCTCgaggggcagagagaggcaCCTTGTCTCCGAATATCCTCTCATTTGGAAGAGGCTTCTTTTTCCAGAAACCGTAA